In Planctomycetaceae bacterium, the DNA window ACGGCACATACGAACTCCCTGTGACCGATGACACAATCCTCTTCGTTGTCAAACCATCGCACTATCAGACGCCAACAGACGAAAATCACATACCAAGGTTTTACTACGTCCATAAACCCAACGGATCTCCCCGAAATCTAAAATTTCCGGGAGTTGATCCTACTGGTCCTCTTCCATCGACAGTGAATTTCCCACTGACGAAATCTGCTGAATCCCCGGCATTTGACGTTGTGTTCTTTGGTGACCCGCAGCCACGCGACCAAAAAGAAATCGACTACATCGCTCACGACGTCATTGAAGGACTCGTGGGGGAGGATGCTGCTTTTGGAGTAACACTTGGCGACATTCTGTTCGACGATCTCAGCCTGTTTGACAGCCTGAATCGCACCGTCGGCAAGATCGGAATACCGTGGTACAACGTCATCGGAAACCATGATATCAATTACGCCTCTGAAACTGATGAGCTCAGCGATGAGACGTTCGAGCGTGTCTACGGCCCTGCCTACTACTCGTTCAATTATGGCAACATTCATTTCATTTCTGTTGATGACGTACACTGGATGCGGGACGGCGATCGCAAGTTCTACCGGTCCGGACTGAGCGAAAGGCAACTGACATTCATCGAGAACGATCTGGCGAACGTTCCGCAGGATCAACTCGTTGTGGCCATGATGCATATTCCCCTGGTACGCTCCACACCATGGCTTGAACCTCGTCGGGAAAAACTGCTGCGGTTGCTGGAATCCCGCGAACACTGTATCTCTCTGGCCGGACACACGCATCACCATGAACACGTCTTTATGAATGAACAGGATGGCTGGAAGGGCTCACGGCCGCATCACCACATCATCAACGTAACCGTTTGCGGTTCATGGTGGTCAGGAAAACCATCAGAAGAGGGAATTCCACACACGATGTGTGCTGATGGCACCCCCAATGGACACACGGTGATGCATTTCGATGGAACGAAGTACCAACTGGAATACCGCGCTGCTCGCCGAGAACCCGAATACCAGATTCGCATCACAGCACCTGAGGTAGTCGCCGCGGCGGATGCAGAAAAACAGATCTTCCACGCGAATGCGTTCAACGCGATGCCGAATGCCGTTGTCGAGTGGAAGCTGGACTCGTCGTCAGAATGGATCCCGATGATTAGAGAGCTGTCTCCCGACCCTTTGTTTCAAACCCTGGTTCAGGAAGAAACCCGGATCGGTGAGGCGTTGCTCTGGCGGAAGCTGCCCAAGCCTATGGTCTGTCCACACCTCTGGAAGGCTAACCTGGGAGTTGTGGAGCCAGGTACCCACTTGATCCATGTGCGGGCAACCAATTCCGACGGAATCGTCATGACTGGAACTCGCATCATCCGCATCAATTGAGCAATCGGCAAATTCAGAACCCTAACAGCGTCTGGTGGATTTGATCCATCAGGCGTTTTTTTTTCCACAGCAGGAACGGAGATAAGGTTTCCCGGAGAACGATGAGATGAAAAAGTTCGACCGGCAATACTTGCTGACCTCGTGTTGAATACAGGCAGAGAATCGAGATGAAAACAATTCCCCCGGAGGCGCAGAGTGGTACCCGAGCAATCAATTGCCCCCAGTGCGGTGGTCTTGTGCAACCTGTTGCTGGTCACGAATATTTTACATGCCGATTCTGCACCTCCCTTGTATTTTCCACGGACCATCCTCTGGCAAAAGACCGCATCACCCCGACAGGTCAGATGCTGGAATCGCGTTGTCCGTGCTGCAGCGTTCCACTTGCGACCGGTGCGCTGGATGACCAGCCAGCAGCCTTCTGCGAAGAATGCTGCGGTGTCCTGATGAGTCGACCGCAATTCGCCACGGCACTGCGGCAGCGCCGAGCGCGGCGGACAAATCTGGATTCCGAACTTGCCCCGCCAATCGATACACGTCAATACGAACGCCGGATTCACTGTCCCAACTGCCGCAGGAAAATGGATGTCCATCCGTATTACGGCCCGGGCAATGTGGTGATCGACTCCTGCTGCGACTGTAACCTCGTGTGGCTTGATCACGGAGAAATGTCCAGAATCGAACGCGCGGCTGGTGGCACCGAATCTGGCTGGAGACAACCGGATGCCGCTCTATGCAACCCGCAAAACGTTTCGTCGCTCGGCTCTCACCCCGTTGAATCCACCCACCCTCTACAGCAAATTGCGGACTGGCTGTTCGGTTGATAGCCTGCGTACGGAGGCCTTTCGAACGTCCTGAGGCCGCAGGAACTACCCGAGAGCAGGGCTGTTGGAATGAACGCCAGGTTTGTCATTCTGATCCACGATCACCCAACACTGCACTGGGACTTCCTTCTCGAGAATTCCAACACCGACCTGGCTGCCACCTGGCGTCTTCTTCAAGAGCCAAAGTGCAACGTCTGGATTAGCGCTCAACGAATTCACGACCACCGCCGAATGTACCTGAATTACGAAGGCCCCGTAACCATGGGAAGAGGTACAGTGAAGAAACTGGCCAGTGGTTTATTCTCCCTGCCTTGTGAGTGCCTGATCTTCGAGCCAGATGGATCCACAATGCTAACGGAACATGCTGTTGATCTTACAGAGTTCCGATTTCATCACATCGCCGATGAAGACTCGCAAGCCGCGACCAAATGGCAAGTTGCGACGTTCCGCCGGAACGAACATGGCGAGGAATTCTGGCGTTTCATGTAGCGATAATACGGCTACTTCGAACGGAACACGGCGCTCCGGACCACCGCTTTCAGGATCGATTTCACGCCAAAGTTATCGATTCTGGTGGACTCAACGATGGAATCCAGATCCTGTCTGTCGGCAAACTGGACGGTGGCTCCGGTACCCTTGGTCAATAGTTTGGCTGCGAAGTTTCTCGCCAGAGACTCAGGGCGACTTTGTACTATCGTCCGAAATTCATCGGTATCATGGAAATGTTGACCGTCAGCCATATCGTAAGACGCATCAATCCGAACAGCACGATTCGAATTTGCTCGCCCTCCTGTCGCGTAGGTTTCACGATACCGACCAGAAGGGTCATAGTTTTCCAGTGCAAACCCAGGTGGATCTATTTTCACATGGCAAGATGCACAGGAATCGTTGTTTCGATGTTTGGCAAGTAACTCACGAATACTGGTAGCGCCACGAATATCAGGTTCGATGGCTGGCACACCCTGAGGCGGTGGCGGGATCTCTTCGCCAAGCAATCGTTCGCCAATCCAAACGCCGCGTGTGACGGGTGAAGTCGTTGTACCATTTGCGGTTACCTTCAGGACCGCACCCTGCGTTAGAATTCCACCTCGATGGTGCTCAGGTTTCAGATCGATTCGCTGCAGTCCATCACCGTAGACATTCTCGATGCCATAGAAACGAGCCAGGCGACTATCCAGGTAGGTATGGTCTGAATCAATCAGCAATTGAATGCTTTCATTTCGATCAAACATTTCCTGAAGATAGGCATGTGTCTCATTCAGCATTGCCTGTTGCACGATCACATCAAACGCTGGATACAGACGAGGATCCGGCTCGGTGAAGTCGATCAACCTCAGATCCAGCCATTCAGATGCAAAATCTGTTACGAAATGGGCCCCTCGCGGATGAGACAGCATTCGATCAATCTGACCATCAAGGACTCCAGGATCCTGTAGTTCTCCGCGGTCAGCAAGTAGCAACAACTCCCGATCCGGGGGGCCGTTCCAGAGAAAATAGCTCAGGCGACTCGCCAAAGAATAATCGTCCAACAGTCCCGGCCGCTCATTGAGGTAGAGAAACCTGGGTGAACACAGCACGCTTCGATAACCCATGCGGACAGCTTCTGCGAACGGCTGACCACCACGCAGGACGTTCAGTGCACTTTCGATGAACGGTCCGGCATCTTCATCACTCACAGGTCTGCGGAACGCATCCCCAATGAATGACCGCATCAAATCCCTCAGATCAGACTCACGGTTGTTCGTCTGAACCTGAATCAGCTGCCTGTCAGAACCAATCTGTCGTCGATTTCGTTCTGGCTTATCAGGAGTTGCCTGCACATGAAGATCGCCAAACAGTCGTTTCCTGATTTCAGCATCCGTCGCTCCATGGTGTACCCTCGCCATCGTCAATGAATGGAGGTTCACGCCGGCTACATCCTGAGGATCCCCTTCTCCGGCACCGACCTGCCCACCACTGAACCTTGCCATTTTCAGTGTCGAATCACCCGGCCGAACTTCAAGCATGTGTCCCGCAGGCAGCCATGCGTCGAACGTAAGTGTGCGAGGTTCATCTGACGCTTCAAATGCAGTGACCCAATTCAGCAAGGGAGCGCTGGACACACAAGGCCCGCTGCGAACGGTACACCACACGCCGTGGTTTTTCGGCTTCCTGCGAGCCGAAATCGTCAAATGAAACCGATACCAGCCATCCTGCGGCGCCGTGGTCGCTGGCAATCGCCCGTAGAAAATCAACCGGGACGACCAGACGACTGCCAGATCGCCAATCATTTCAGGTTCGCGACATCTTCGTTGGGGATTCTGTCGGGCAACCTGTTCCGCAGAAAAGTCCCGCGTCCATTCATCCGACACAGTCGCCGATCGACGAAATGATTCTGCCAGTGCTGCGTCCACAACCTTTAGATGCTGATCCAGTTGAAAATGCGACATCGATTGGCCGCTTGCGACAGTTGCGAAACCGTCGGTCCGTGGTTCCTCAGACATCAATGTTACCAGGGGAATGTCTATTCCGAGCAAATCATGCAGTGTTCGTTCCAACTGGAGATTCGTGAGTCTCCGTCCACGGACTCGCCCCTCACTGGCAAACAATTGTTTTTGGAATCGAACAAGCCTGCTCGTTGTATTCGTTACAAAATCAGATCGCAGTGTATCGTCCGGTTGATCTGCTTCGGCAGGAGGCATCTCACCCGATCTCACGCGATCGATAATCCTCACAAGGTTCCCGAGCCGGTCGCCTTCTGCATGGCCATTGACTAAATCCGAAAGATCCAGACCTCCATCCGGCTGTGCTCCCTGATGGCACTCGAGGCAGTTGTCGGTAAGAAACGTGCGTGAGTCCTTCTGGAGGATCTCATCCCATGAAATTCCATCGTTTGCGTCAACTGTCTCTGACGCATTGCCGAAAACGATCGCGCAAAGCGAGACGAAAACGAACACCCTACCTGTTTCCACAGACACTATCCTCAAGACCGACATTCAGGCTTTACAGTTTGCAGTTGAACATTGAGAGCAGTCAGCCTTCAGCCGAAACATGAACAGTTCAAATCGGTTCCTGAAATTCATCCCCGGCGTTGGAAGAACTATTCGCTGCCTGAATCCCGATTCCTGAGTGC includes these proteins:
- a CDS encoding DNA polymerase ligase N-terminal domain-containing protein; protein product: MNARFVILIHDHPTLHWDFLLENSNTDLAATWRLLQEPKCNVWISAQRIHDHRRMYLNYEGPVTMGRGTVKKLASGLFSLPCECLIFEPDGSTMLTEHAVDLTEFRFHHIADEDSQAATKWQVATFRRNEHGEEFWRFM
- a CDS encoding DUF1592 domain-containing protein codes for the protein MFVFVSLCAIVFGNASETVDANDGISWDEILQKDSRTFLTDNCLECHQGAQPDGGLDLSDLVNGHAEGDRLGNLVRIIDRVRSGEMPPAEADQPDDTLRSDFVTNTTSRLVRFQKQLFASEGRVRGRRLTNLQLERTLHDLLGIDIPLVTLMSEEPRTDGFATVASGQSMSHFQLDQHLKVVDAALAESFRRSATVSDEWTRDFSAEQVARQNPQRRCREPEMIGDLAVVWSSRLIFYGRLPATTAPQDGWYRFHLTISARRKPKNHGVWCTVRSGPCVSSAPLLNWVTAFEASDEPRTLTFDAWLPAGHMLEVRPGDSTLKMARFSGGQVGAGEGDPQDVAGVNLHSLTMARVHHGATDAEIRKRLFGDLHVQATPDKPERNRRQIGSDRQLIQVQTNNRESDLRDLMRSFIGDAFRRPVSDEDAGPFIESALNVLRGGQPFAEAVRMGYRSVLCSPRFLYLNERPGLLDDYSLASRLSYFLWNGPPDRELLLLADRGELQDPGVLDGQIDRMLSHPRGAHFVTDFASEWLDLRLIDFTEPDPRLYPAFDVIVQQAMLNETHAYLQEMFDRNESIQLLIDSDHTYLDSRLARFYGIENVYGDGLQRIDLKPEHHRGGILTQGAVLKVTANGTTTSPVTRGVWIGERLLGEEIPPPPQGVPAIEPDIRGATSIRELLAKHRNNDSCASCHVKIDPPGFALENYDPSGRYRETYATGGRANSNRAVRIDASYDMADGQHFHDTDEFRTIVQSRPESLARNFAAKLLTKGTGATVQFADRQDLDSIVESTRIDNFGVKSILKAVVRSAVFRSK
- a CDS encoding zf-TFIIB domain-containing protein, whose amino-acid sequence is MKTIPPEAQSGTRAINCPQCGGLVQPVAGHEYFTCRFCTSLVFSTDHPLAKDRITPTGQMLESRCPCCSVPLATGALDDQPAAFCEECCGVLMSRPQFATALRQRRARRTNLDSELAPPIDTRQYERRIHCPNCRRKMDVHPYYGPGNVVIDSCCDCNLVWLDHGEMSRIERAAGGTESGWRQPDAALCNPQNVSSLGSHPVESTHPLQQIADWLFG
- a CDS encoding calcineurin-like phosphoesterase family protein, with amino-acid sequence MSTRFTSAVASVAVAVLLSPVDTIAAETARGVVFEDANGNGERDQGERGIAGVSVSNGEDVVQTASDGTYELPVTDDTILFVVKPSHYQTPTDENHIPRFYYVHKPNGSPRNLKFPGVDPTGPLPSTVNFPLTKSAESPAFDVVFFGDPQPRDQKEIDYIAHDVIEGLVGEDAAFGVTLGDILFDDLSLFDSLNRTVGKIGIPWYNVIGNHDINYASETDELSDETFERVYGPAYYSFNYGNIHFISVDDVHWMRDGDRKFYRSGLSERQLTFIENDLANVPQDQLVVAMMHIPLVRSTPWLEPRREKLLRLLESREHCISLAGHTHHHEHVFMNEQDGWKGSRPHHHIINVTVCGSWWSGKPSEEGIPHTMCADGTPNGHTVMHFDGTKYQLEYRAARREPEYQIRITAPEVVAAADAEKQIFHANAFNAMPNAVVEWKLDSSSEWIPMIRELSPDPLFQTLVQEETRIGEALLWRKLPKPMVCPHLWKANLGVVEPGTHLIHVRATNSDGIVMTGTRIIRIN